In Oryza brachyantha chromosome 1, ObraRS2, whole genome shotgun sequence, the following are encoded in one genomic region:
- the LOC102703743 gene encoding UDP-N-acetylglucosamine--N-acetylmuramyl-(pentapeptide) pyrophosphoryl-undecaprenol N-acetylglucosamine transferase, whose product MAATARHAPRPCSSGDPPRRLPRGARCLPLRLRPFPAASARRRARRPLLCCHPSSSEPASSEPRPRPASDPLLRVAFACGGAGGHVYAAIALADELHASLPASSSLFLGAPAPSLESAAAASAPYPFAPIPRCLPHAVLAAALHLRRFRPHVLVATGGAPSLPACLAAVLLGLPFVIQDQDAGPAPATRLLAPLARRIFLGFNAPVRLLPKRKCAVYGNPVRMSIRKCRISKADAITSFFPRMGAVGEQGVEVLLVLGGTEGSPEINVSLLNMYKEMLRERKNRYIIWQTGPDGFCEMESLVKSHRRLLLTPFLHELDKAYAAADVVVSRAGSMSCTEVLVTGKPSILIPLPTIVDDHQTKNAYIMADVMGAKVITEDELDSTSLRAVIDEVFGDEKLMSDMSQKALSASRPNASTDIIRHICSLVGLSCTT is encoded by the exons ATGGCGGCCACCGCCCGCCACGCGCCGCGGCCGTGCAGCTCGGGTGAcccacctcgccgcctcccccgcggCGCCAGGTGCCTACCCCTGCGCCTCCGCCCCTTCCCCGCTGCttccgcgcggcgccgcgcccgccgccccctcctctGCTGCCACCCCTCCTCTTCCGAGCCCGCCTCCTCCGAGCCGCGCCCGCGGCCCGCCTCCGACCCTCTCCTCCGCGTCGCGTtcgcgtgcggcggcgcggggggccACGTCTACGCGGCGATCGCGCTCGCCGACGAGCTCCACGCCTCTCTCCCCGCCTCCAGCTCCCTCTTCCTCGGCGCCCCCGCCCCGTCCCTCGagtccgcggcggccgcctccgcgccctaCCCGTTCGCGCCCATCCCGCGCTGCCTCCCCCACGCGgtcctcgccgcggcgctgcACCTCCGGCGCTTCCGTCCTCACGtgctcgtcgccaccggcggcgccccCTCGTTGCCGGCCTGCCTCGCCGCGGTCCTCCTCGGCCTCCCCTTCGTGATCCAGGACCAGGACGCCGGTCCGGCCCCCGCCACCCGCCTCTTGGCCCCCCTCGCCCGCCGGATCTTCCTAGGCTTCAACGCCCccgtccgcctcctccccaagCGCAAATGCGCCGTCTATGGGAACCCCGTCCGCATGTCCATCCGCAAGTGCCGGATCTCCAAGGCCGACGCTATCACCAGCTTCTTCCCGAGGATGGGAGCTGTGGGCGAGCAAGGGGTGGAGGTTCTGCTCGTGCTTGGTGGTACGGAGGGGTCGCCTGAGATCAATGTTTCGTTGCTGAATATGTACAAAGAGATGctgagagagaggaagaataggTACATCATATGGCAGACCGGACCGGATGGATTCTGCGAGATGGAGAGCCTCGTCAAGAGCCATCGCCGGCTACTTCTTACCCC GTTCTTGCATGAATTGGACAAAGCatatgctgctgctgatgttgTAGTCTCTCGAGCTGGTTCTATGAGTTGCACTGAAGTACTGGTCACTGGGAAACCATCAATTTTG ATACCCTTACCAACAATTGTGGACGaccatcaaacaaaaaatgcatatattatGGCTGACGTCATGGGAGCAAAGGTCATAACAGAAGATGAACTTGATTCTACTAGTCTCAGAGCTGTAATTGATGAAGTTTTTG GTGATGAGAAATTGATGTCAGACATGTCTCAGAAGGCATTAAGTGCATCTCGTCCTAATGCTTCGACTGACATTATTCGTCACATCTGTTCACTGGTTGGTTTATCCTGCACAACATAA